The Rhodothermus sp. genome contains the following window.
CTGGAAAATTCTATTTACAGGATCTCAAAAATTGTGGGCCGCTACATACGTGTTCTGGAACGCCTGCAGTGCGCCTTTGGCGCATGCGACTATTCAACCTTGGCGCCCGCTGATGACCACCTTTTCAGCCAGGCTTCAAGAATCAGGAGTAGATAGAGGAGAAAATCCGCATCGCCATTCTGTTCGGGTGGACGCTGGGCCTGTTGCCAGAGCATAGCCAGGGAGTCGGAGGTCACAAATGGGCTCAGCGGAGCCGAATTCTGCAACAGGGCCTCAATGCGCGCGCGCTCATGACAAAGCAACCCCTGATAAAACCCAAAACCGATATTTGACTTACCCGCACGCCATTGTACTTCAGGAGGTAGAATCCCTTCGAGTGCCACGCGCAGTATATAGCGGGGCCACCCTTCACGAAACTTCATCTCCAGAGGAATACGCACGCTCAATTCAATCAAGCGACGGTCGAAAAACGGCATCCGTTCTTCAATCCCCTGCAACCCATGGAGCACGTCTGAAAATTCCAATGCCCACTGCCAGAGTCCTCGGGTCAGACTCTGCCAGTGACTCTCCCTGAAAGAATGGAACACCGGCTTCTGTGCCTTTCCATTTTGTCGCATCCAGGCCCTTACCCGTGGCGATAAGATCGGGGTTTCAATGGGCCTTCGGCCACGCCAGCGCTGCCATCGTTGCAATATCGGTGCGGGTACATGGGGCCATACCCCATGGATGCGCAGCAGCTCAAAGGCAGGCAGCTGGTACCGTTGTCGTAACCACCAGACAGCACGCCCCAACCGTAACCAGCGATACCGTCGTCCCCAGTGGGTCAGCGCCGGCCCAGCGTACTGGCGCACAAGTCCAACGGGGGAGACGTCCAGATGGCGGGCGAAAAGTTCGGCTTCTTGCGCGAAAGTATCCCACGCTCCCTCCTGAAAGAGCAGCGTCAACCGTTCCCAGCCGTGCAGTACCACGCTGTCGCCATCGACGCCGTTCAGCATTACACGTACGGCATTCCGCCGGGCCATTTGTGCAAAGCCCCAGGCGAAGTGATAGTTCGCCGAAAAAAAGGGCTGATCGTAATGCGCCAGGAGGTTTTCTAAGGCAACCAGCGGACTTTCAAACTCGGGACGGAAAAAGTGGGGCTCAATATTCGCATAACGCTGTAATACCGCTTCCGCATAAGCCTGCTCGTCCATCTGCGCCCGCCGCTCCTCGGGCAGTTCTGGAAAAATAGCCGAATAGGTATGCAGGGGTTGTTTACCCAGCAGCCAGGCGGCCATGCTGGTTACGGAAGAGGAATCCAGCCCCCCGCTGAGTTGTGAACCGATGGGAAAGGCGCTTCGCAGTCGGCACCGGACCGCCTCTTCAAAGCAGGCGCGAAAAGCTTCTACGTATTCGGCTTCCGTGCGAAAGCGCAGCTCCTGCTCCAGGTCGGGCTGCCAGTAACGCCAGAGACGCATCTCCCGGGCATCCACCTGCAGTGCATGGCCGCCGGGCAGCCGCCGGATCGACCGGTAGAAGGTTCGCTCCTTTTCCTGTTCCAGGGTGCGCGTTAGAAAGCGCAGAATCAGCTCTTCTTCGAGGTCCTGCGGTACGTCGGGCAACAGACGCACGGCCGGCAAGAGCGTGGCAAAGGCAAAGCGGCGTCCGTCGTGCAGATAGTAAAAAGGTCGCACGCCCATCCCGTCGCGTGCAGCAAACAACCGCCGCGCCCGCCGATCCCAGATGGCAAACGCAAAGTCGCCGATAAGACGATCCGGACAGGCTTCTCCCCAGCGGCGATAGGCGGCCAGGATCAGCTCGGCATCCGTTATCGGCCGCTCCGCATTCGACCGAAGTTGCAGCGCTGCCAGCAGTTCGTCGCGATTGTCAATGCGGGCATCGGCCACCAGCACCAGATCGCCTTCCGAGGCCATGAGCGGCTGCTGTTCATAGAGCGACTCCGGCGTGGTGTGCAGCATCCAGTGCGCCAGGAGCACCGGACCTTCCTGCCAGCGTCCCTGGCCGTCTGGTCCCCGATGCGCCAGCACATCCAGCGCCGGCCGCAGCGACGTGATCGCAATGGGCCTCCCGTCGAAGTGAATCAGCCCAAAAATGGCGCTCATGTGACCTCCAGCTGATGCTGCACAAACGTTTCCAGCGCGCTCACCACGTCGGGCATGCAGGCCAGTCCGGGTGGACGTTCCAGCGCCATGACGGGAACGTAGCGTGCCAGATGGCCTACTTGCCGCAGATGCCGGGCCGAGGTTCGGGTTTGTTCCAGCAACACCCGCGTGTACGTATGCATCAGTAGCTCCAGAAAAGCTTCCTGGCCGCGCAGCGTACGAATCTGGATCGTATCGCCTGAACGCAGCGCGAACAGCGCTGCCAGCGGTCGTGGTTGATCAAGACCGGCTGACAGCCGGGCTACCCGTTTTTCAATTGCCGGGTGCACACGCGGTAATCCATCCGGTTCTGCCTGCATCACCTGCCGCAGCGCCTCTGGCCAGAGCTTGAGCTGTGGATACGAAGGCAACACCAGCGGCGGACCATCGGGTTGCTCGTCCAGCACCAGCACATCGTCGGTGACCAGCGGATAGCCACGCGCATACAGCGCGGCAGCCATGGTGGATTTGCCCTGCCCTTTCTCGGCGATAAATGCCACCACACGGTCTCCCATGGCCACGGCGCTGGCATGTAGCACCAGATGACCCCGTTGATGCATCAGAATGCCCAGACCAATGCCCAGGATGAGCACGCGGAGCGTCTCGTCTGGCACTCCAGGCAGAACCTCAAAGGCCATATAGCGCCCCTCTCGGAGATGCAGCAGCCCTACTTCGTCGTAGATCAATAATGCCTCGGTCGGCGTCACGCGCAGCCGGTTTCCGATGCGCCTCAGCCCGATAGCCTGAGGCGACAGCCGATCGCGATAGATATACACATCGCCCGACGTGGCTGCCACCGGCTTCAGCTCGGGCAATGGCACTTCGGAGCAGACATGCAGTCCGTACACCGTGTAATGATAGGGCCACGTTCGACGGTTCACAGGTGCTCCGTCGGTCCCGGACAGCTTATGCGCCATACAGACTTCTTGGAAAATCGCTGTTGTCTTTAAAGTATGACAAGTATTGTCTTCAGGGGTGCGTTATTGGCGCATCGAGCGGGCAAGTTTCGGCATACGCTGAAGGCTGCTGCCAGCGCATCCGAGCGATCACCGGCCGGTGATCCGAAAGGCCGGCAGCCGGTACCGATCCTTCCAGCACTTCCCAGGCGGGATCGACCAGTATGTGATCGATACGGACGATCGGTCGCCTGGCCGGCCAGGAAGGCGCTACGATACCGCTCAGGCGTCCGGCTGAGCGCATGCCCCGCGCCAGCTCCCCATAGAACCACTGATCCGGCGTGCTGTTGAAATCTCCGCTCAAGATAACCGGCCATCGCTCCTGTGCGATCCACGCGCGGAGCTGTCGTACCTGGCGAGCGCGCTGCAATATGGCGCGGCGATAAGCCCCCAGCCATCGCCGCCAGTTCGCCGGATGCTTCCAGCCATCTCCTCGAAGCAACTCCCAGGGCTTGACAGGGCCGTACGATTGCAGGCGCACATTGTAGTGCACAAAGGGACGGCCCTGCCAGCACAGCTCGCTACGGACGGCCTGGTAGATCAGGCCTTCCGGTCCACGCGCCAGCGGACGCATTTCCTGCCGCACGACCGGCAGGCGTGTCAACGTCACCACTTCGCCAGACAGGGGACCTCGGGTCGAATCGGGCTTTGAAAACCGATACCCCTGATGTTCCACCAACGGCTGCAGATGGCCGATCAGCCGCACCGTCGAAGGGCGCCCGCGCCTCATATATCGCCAGACGCCCACCTCCTGAAAGCCAATGAGCTGCGGATGGTAACGGTCGATCAACGCCAGCAGTGAATCCCCCAGCGCAAACTGGTGGCTTGCCGGTAGGTTGTACGTCATCACTACCAGCGGATCGTCCGTGTCGGCACAGGTCGAGGTGCTCCCGCCAGGTAACATGTGGCGCAGACCATAGAGGAGGAGCGCAACCAGTACATTGCCCAGCAGTAGCCAGCGACGCTGCCATAAGAGCACCAACGCCAGCACACCCAGCGCGGCCATCAGCAGCGGTAGTCCGATAGCCAGCAATTGGAGCCACCAGGCGGTCTCCGGAGGAATCCAGTAGGCTGCATAGGCCAGCCCGAAAAGTCCCAGCATCCCGCTACCGACGATACGCAGTAGCCAGATCGAAGTGTTTTGCCTGTGCAATCCACGCACCATCAGCGCGGGGCGGTTCCCGGAGCTGGCTGCTCCGCTACGTCGGCCTCCCCTCGCACCCACGCCAGAATGGTCTGCCAGGCCCGCAACGCCAGCGTATCGGGAAGCTCTACATCGTCGAAACGAATCAGCTCACCGGGTTCAATATCCCGGGTCAACACGGCGTCTGCCATCAAACCAATCGGAACATGATCGGGTTCATCCAGAATGCGCACCGCCTCGCCACGCACCTCAAAGCTTCCGATACCGCGTATGATGCGCGTTCCTCTGGGTAAGCGTCGCTTGGCGATGGTCGCTACACTGATGCGTGGGCACGTCGTGTTGTTTAACAGAATGCGCTGCTCAAAGAGCACGCGCCGGATGGTCTTCTGAATCTCAAGGTGGCAGAGATGAAACGGGCGCAGCAACACATAGTAGGGCCCATCTCCCAGCTTCAGGTACTGCAGATAGTCGCGCTGGTAGTCGTCGTGTTCGGCCGCGATGAACACCCCGGCTGGCGCGCCAGGCGAAAGCACGTAATCACTGATCGGATGTCCCAGGCGGCGGGCGCCATCAGCCAGCGTACGCGCTCCCACCTCCACATCCGGCGACTGAATGCCCAGCAGCCCCCGAACGGCAATGTCGGCCCCCAGGCCGTTGGCCACCAGGGTCTGCTCAATCTGCACCTTGGTGCCGTCGGTGAAAGCCGTTACCTGGGGCAGCGTGATGCCCTGCTTCCGGGCCCAGAAGTGCATTTCCTCTGGGGTGGGATTATGATTGAGGTAACGCTTGATATTGCCATAAACCAGCGGACGAAAGCCCATCTGCAGAATATCTTCGCGAAGGGCGGCCAGACACCCCGGCTGATCTCCCTCGGCCTCGGTCAGCAGCCCGCGATTGACAAAATAGGAGCCCGTTGTAATATGAAACTCGGCATCCATCGTGACCACCGGTAACCCGGCCGCAAGCACACGGTCCACCACTTCGGTAGCATGCAGCACATCCCCACTGCATTCGACCACCAGATCGGCATGCTCGATCAGATCATCCAGACTGTTGGTA
Protein-coding sequences here:
- a CDS encoding lasso peptide isopeptide bond-forming cyclase; protein product: MSAIFGLIHFDGRPIAITSLRPALDVLAHRGPDGQGRWQEGPVLLAHWMLHTTPESLYEQQPLMASEGDLVLVADARIDNRDELLAALQLRSNAERPITDAELILAAYRRWGEACPDRLIGDFAFAIWDRRARRLFAARDGMGVRPFYYLHDGRRFAFATLLPAVRLLPDVPQDLEEELILRFLTRTLEQEKERTFYRSIRRLPGGHALQVDAREMRLWRYWQPDLEQELRFRTEAEYVEAFRACFEEAVRCRLRSAFPIGSQLSGGLDSSSVTSMAAWLLGKQPLHTYSAIFPELPEERRAQMDEQAYAEAVLQRYANIEPHFFRPEFESPLVALENLLAHYDQPFFSANYHFAWGFAQMARRNAVRVMLNGVDGDSVVLHGWERLTLLFQEGAWDTFAQEAELFARHLDVSPVGLVRQYAGPALTHWGRRYRWLRLGRAVWWLRQRYQLPAFELLRIHGVWPHVPAPILQRWQRWRGRRPIETPILSPRVRAWMRQNGKAQKPVFHSFRESHWQSLTRGLWQWALEFSDVLHGLQGIEERMPFFDRRLIELSVRIPLEMKFREGWPRYILRVALEGILPPEVQWRAGKSNIGFGFYQGLLCHERARIEALLQNSAPLSPFVTSDSLAMLWQQAQRPPEQNGDADFLLYLLLILEAWLKRWSSAGAKVE
- a CDS encoding endonuclease/exonuclease/phosphatase family protein produces the protein MVRGLHRQNTSIWLLRIVGSGMLGLFGLAYAAYWIPPETAWWLQLLAIGLPLLMAALGVLALVLLWQRRWLLLGNVLVALLLYGLRHMLPGGSTSTCADTDDPLVVMTYNLPASHQFALGDSLLALIDRYHPQLIGFQEVGVWRYMRRGRPSTVRLIGHLQPLVEHQGYRFSKPDSTRGPLSGEVVTLTRLPVVRQEMRPLARGPEGLIYQAVRSELCWQGRPFVHYNVRLQSYGPVKPWELLRGDGWKHPANWRRWLGAYRRAILQRARQVRQLRAWIAQERWPVILSGDFNSTPDQWFYGELARGMRSAGRLSGIVAPSWPARRPIVRIDHILVDPAWEVLEGSVPAAGLSDHRPVIARMRWQQPSAYAETCPLDAPITHP
- a CDS encoding NAD(P)-dependent oxidoreductase codes for the protein MTEAYRIGVVGSGFIARGFVMALQHVKDLRVTRVLTRTDIRNRPDFPRPELLTNSLDDLIEHADLVVECSGDVLHATEVVDRVLAAGLPVVTMDAEFHITTGSYFVNRGLLTEAEGDQPGCLAALREDILQMGFRPLVYGNIKRYLNHNPTPEEMHFWARKQGITLPQVTAFTDGTKVQIEQTLVANGLGADIAVRGLLGIQSPDVEVGARTLADGARRLGHPISDYVLSPGAPAGVFIAAEHDDYQRDYLQYLKLGDGPYYVLLRPFHLCHLEIQKTIRRVLFEQRILLNNTTCPRISVATIAKRRLPRGTRIIRGIGSFEVRGEAVRILDEPDHVPIGLMADAVLTRDIEPGELIRFDDVELPDTLALRAWQTILAWVRGEADVAEQPAPGTAPR